The Staphylothermus marinus F1 genome has a segment encoding these proteins:
- a CDS encoding HD domain-containing protein produces the protein MLRHKDVAARYEHKFTWKEISDPIYGYTYFNREIEEKIINSLILQRLRYILQLQTAHLVYPGAVHTRFQHAVGVMHLAGLMVEDIISKILIYYGKEYLEDYDPDSLIQAVRLAGLLHDAGHACFGHAFEEALLWGNNRVPIEVNNHEKIGYKIVQLLLEDKIREFEDTYGLGHLYDILMSILDPDEPRDKILLIMRWLIKDSLYPADILDFLRRDSYYTGTNEYGYIDYERLYKNTYPYFENNKPLLLLDRNTWGEFRAYLYAKANMFEHVYYHSVNRAFDKLLKTILRKLDEELDLTGRVNDLAKGDPYGYLALTDVKMYDVMLEKALNTNGELSKLTYRLLIERKPEWKRVGREYILSSYQGSLAVKHILKLVFDKEYRRRIADKIREEVYDSLKDKGVDESDIWIDVLDISPVPRSILMPGKSGGANLLTLHIGKKKDKQIIKDRDVFLVEEGIPLMIIFRAYIRRGLHRLEYESIVTEKIRQTVNSELGINIDEYKKIIKEIYSELSPEKYEEEKITV, from the coding sequence ATGTTAAGACATAAAGATGTTGCGGCAAGATACGAGCACAAGTTTACATGGAAAGAAATAAGTGATCCAATATATGGATACACATATTTCAACAGGGAAATAGAAGAGAAAATTATAAACAGCCTCATACTTCAAAGACTAAGATATATATTACAACTACAAACAGCCCACCTAGTATATCCTGGAGCAGTTCATACACGTTTCCAACACGCAGTAGGAGTAATGCATCTAGCCGGCTTAATGGTTGAAGACATTATTTCAAAAATACTAATATATTATGGAAAAGAATACTTGGAAGACTATGATCCAGACTCATTAATACAAGCAGTAAGACTTGCAGGACTACTCCATGATGCAGGACATGCTTGTTTTGGACATGCATTCGAAGAAGCACTACTATGGGGCAACAATAGGGTTCCCATAGAAGTTAATAATCATGAAAAAATAGGCTATAAAATAGTGCAACTATTACTGGAGGATAAGATTAGAGAATTCGAAGACACATATGGACTGGGTCATTTATACGATATATTAATGAGTATATTGGACCCCGATGAGCCCAGGGATAAAATACTCTTAATCATGAGGTGGTTGATAAAGGATAGCTTGTATCCAGCAGATATTCTTGATTTCCTACGTAGAGACAGCTATTATACTGGAACAAATGAGTATGGATACATTGATTATGAGAGACTCTACAAGAATACTTATCCATACTTTGAAAACAATAAACCTCTCCTCCTACTAGACAGGAATACTTGGGGAGAGTTTAGAGCTTATCTATATGCTAAAGCAAACATGTTTGAACACGTATATTATCATAGTGTTAACAGAGCTTTCGACAAATTATTAAAAACTATTCTTAGAAAATTAGATGAAGAACTAGATCTTACTGGTAGAGTAAATGATCTAGCCAAGGGCGATCCATATGGGTACTTGGCTCTAACAGATGTTAAAATGTATGATGTAATGCTTGAAAAAGCACTTAATACTAATGGTGAATTATCCAAGCTAACCTATAGGTTATTGATTGAGAGGAAACCAGAATGGAAGAGAGTGGGTAGAGAATATATTTTAAGCAGTTATCAAGGATCCTTAGCAGTTAAGCATATATTAAAACTAGTATTCGATAAAGAATATCGTAGAAGAATCGCTGATAAGATCAGGGAAGAAGTATATGATTCCTTAAAGGATAAAGGAGTTGATGAATCAGATATATGGATTGATGTACTAGATATATCACCTGTTCCAAGAAGCATTCTAATGCCTGGAAAAAGTGGTGGTGCAAACCTCTTAACACTACATATTGGGAAGAAGAAGGATAAACAAATCATTAAGGATAGAGACGTATTCTTAGTCGAGGAGGGTATACCGTTAATGATAATATTCAGAGCATATATTAGGAGAGGACTACACAGACTAGAATATGAATCAATAGTTACCGAGAAAATAAGGCAAACAGTAAATTCAGAACTAGGAATAAATATTGACGAGTACAAGAAGATAATCAAAGAAATATATAGTGAATTATCCCCCGAAAAATACGAAGAAGAAAAAATAACCGTTTAA
- a CDS encoding winged helix-turn-helix domain-containing protein, translating to MSERKTAKEIILEVLKKEKRPLSPKEIQKITGLNYNTIRGRLQDLKKAGLVVRTEKGWIYKEYAK from the coding sequence ATGAGTGAGAGGAAAACGGCTAAGGAGATAATATTAGAGGTGCTTAAGAAGGAGAAGAGACCATTGTCTCCTAAGGAGATTCAGAAAATAACAGGGTTAAACTATAATACTATTCGTGGTAGACTTCAAGATTTGAAGAAGGCAGGACTCGTTGTTAGAACTGAGAAGGGCTGGATATATAAGGAGTATGCTAAGTAA
- a CDS encoding site-2 protease family protein: MSSIIKLNEALSLIIASIVVSLVFGLGYLLSHEYIVFLIISIGAIIAMVPHELAHRWSARRMGCYSRYVLDPTGLLLTLITAIPIIPFKIIMPGYTLVISHYYDPVENKRINGVVSLAGPITNILFATISFFIVVVCLKTMLCTSIILSLAYWTAILNSWVAFFNLLPIPPLDGSKIISWKPLLWIISFIFSIGLYITLQFAIF, translated from the coding sequence GTGTCGTCTATAATTAAGCTTAACGAAGCATTATCTTTGATTATAGCATCTATTGTTGTATCCCTAGTATTCGGATTAGGCTACTTGTTATCACATGAATACATTGTTTTCTTGATCATTTCTATCGGGGCAATAATAGCTATGGTTCCCCACGAACTAGCTCATAGATGGAGTGCTCGGAGAATGGGTTGTTATAGCAGGTATGTCCTAGATCCTACCGGGTTATTATTAACACTTATAACAGCTATACCAATTATACCATTCAAAATAATTATGCCTGGATATACTCTCGTTATAAGCCACTACTATGATCCAGTGGAGAATAAGAGGATTAATGGAGTAGTATCACTGGCTGGACCAATAACTAATATATTGTTCGCAACAATATCCTTCTTCATCGTTGTGGTTTGCTTAAAAACCATGTTATGTACCTCAATAATACTTAGTCTCGCATATTGGACAGCAATACTTAATTCTTGGGTTGCATTCTTTAACCTATTACCTATCCCTCCACTAGATGGATCAAAGATTATTTCTTGGAAACCATTATTGTGGATTATATCGTTTATTTTCTCGATAGGACTATATATTACTCTACAATTCGCCATCTTCTAA
- a CDS encoding biotin--[acetyl-CoA-carboxylase] ligase, protein MISEETIIKLLIIDKLIHRQEYVLRELAWEIGVQPDLLERIADDMSKNYLLNIEKGKIIWNPADNPSTLKPWGWLLIHKPLLGSTQEAAKGASPWSVIVAEYMLAGRGRHGKKWYSNLGGLWATFKILTNAQTASMAPIIIPIILVRIFRKSYDVEASIKWPNDIIIDNKKIAGILIEGEAFRDQILLYVGIGVNINNDPPLPDTISLKNILNKLTPRNRFLSLLIGWMSRMEKLSLEPEKIRENYMEYLETLNRKVLVKTLQGELIGKAVDVRDTGELIVEVGRGEKKVLDPTLTFELRHID, encoded by the coding sequence TTGATTAGCGAAGAAACAATTATTAAGTTATTGATAATTGATAAGCTTATTCATAGACAAGAATATGTGTTGAGAGAATTAGCTTGGGAAATAGGTGTACAGCCCGATCTCTTGGAGAGAATAGCTGATGATATGAGTAAGAATTACTTGTTAAATATTGAGAAAGGCAAAATTATATGGAATCCAGCAGATAATCCCAGCACATTGAAGCCTTGGGGATGGCTTCTCATACATAAACCATTGCTTGGCTCAACACAGGAGGCTGCTAAGGGGGCTAGTCCTTGGAGTGTTATTGTTGCGGAGTATATGTTGGCGGGTAGGGGTAGGCATGGGAAGAAATGGTATAGTAATCTAGGGGGTTTATGGGCTACGTTCAAAATATTAACTAATGCACAGACAGCTAGTATGGCACCTATAATTATACCTATTATTCTGGTCAGAATATTTAGGAAAAGCTATGATGTAGAGGCTAGCATTAAGTGGCCTAATGATATAATTATTGATAATAAGAAAATTGCGGGCATACTCATAGAGGGAGAAGCATTCAGGGATCAAATATTATTATATGTAGGTATAGGAGTAAACATTAACAATGATCCACCTCTCCCAGACACTATATCTTTGAAAAATATATTGAATAAACTAACACCTAGAAACAGGTTTTTATCATTATTAATTGGATGGATGAGCAGGATGGAAAAATTATCTCTAGAGCCAGAGAAAATAAGGGAAAACTATATGGAATACCTTGAAACACTAAATAGAAAAGTTCTAGTTAAAACTCTTCAAGGAGAACTAATTGGTAAAGCAGTAGATGTTAGAGATACTGGTGAATTAATCGTTGAGGTTGGGAGGGGGGAGAAAAAAGTTCTTGATCCAACTCTTACATTTGAGCTTAGACATATTGACTAA
- a CDS encoding TldD/PmbA family protein has protein sequence MNLSSLDLARLIRYGEELGAEYVDVRVHEKVYELITLDNGVLREYSVNRLRGVGVRVIVDGFMGYAATNVFDWEEIKKTVVEAVKNAKALSLHGSKTKLYSRPSYKDKIISHYAVDALEIDPVEKIEVLKSIYDISKNVRGVVSVIPRYGYEVDHRIIASSNGDYVDVTTRLIGVGAFIVSMVEGVSERLWDSRSNVAGWEFIKNMNIEEFASENAKLVVEAAKAPVVKPGKYVAILDNEIVGLMLHEAFGHATEGDIVESGGSVLENRIGEKVASEYVTIVDDGRIAGGYYVPYDDEGTAKKKVKTVEKGVLKTFLHSLSTAEKLGEEPTGNARAMTYAHPHLVRQTNTYMEPGDWKVDELFKDTRKGIYVRGKGAMGGEVDPAMGTFTFTAGPSYLIENGEPTKLVRGVMLSGFILETLKNVDAVANDLVVRTSVFGGCGKAGQLARVGDGGPHVRVREITIGGGG, from the coding sequence ATGAATTTATCCAGCCTAGATCTTGCCCGGTTAATAAGGTATGGTGAGGAGCTTGGTGCTGAGTATGTTGATGTTAGGGTTCATGAGAAAGTATATGAGCTTATTACTTTAGATAATGGTGTTTTACGAGAGTATAGTGTTAATAGGTTGCGGGGTGTTGGTGTTAGAGTTATTGTTGATGGGTTTATGGGGTATGCTGCTACGAATGTTTTTGATTGGGAGGAGATCAAGAAAACTGTTGTGGAAGCTGTTAAAAACGCTAAAGCGTTGAGTCTGCATGGTTCTAAAACCAAGCTATATAGTAGGCCTAGTTATAAGGATAAGATAATTAGTCATTATGCTGTTGATGCTTTAGAAATAGATCCAGTCGAGAAGATTGAGGTTTTGAAAAGTATATATGATATTAGTAAAAATGTTAGGGGAGTTGTTAGTGTTATTCCTAGATATGGATACGAGGTTGATCATAGAATTATTGCTTCAAGTAATGGAGACTACGTAGATGTTACCACTCGATTAATAGGTGTGGGTGCATTTATTGTATCAATGGTTGAAGGAGTTAGTGAGAGATTATGGGATTCTAGATCAAATGTTGCTGGATGGGAATTTATTAAGAACATGAATATTGAGGAGTTTGCATCAGAAAATGCTAAACTTGTTGTAGAAGCCGCTAAAGCTCCCGTTGTTAAACCAGGTAAATATGTCGCTATCCTGGACAATGAGATTGTAGGGTTAATGCTACATGAAGCATTTGGGCATGCAACGGAGGGTGATATTGTTGAATCTGGTGGAAGCGTGTTGGAGAATAGAATAGGTGAGAAAGTTGCTAGTGAGTATGTAACAATAGTGGATGATGGCAGAATAGCTGGAGGATACTATGTTCCATACGATGATGAAGGAACAGCTAAGAAGAAAGTTAAAACAGTTGAGAAAGGAGTATTGAAAACATTTCTCCACAGCTTATCCACAGCTGAAAAACTAGGTGAAGAACCAACCGGTAATGCTCGAGCTATGACTTATGCCCACCCACACCTTGTAAGGCAGACGAACACATATATGGAGCCCGGCGATTGGAAAGTAGATGAACTATTCAAGGATACGAGGAAGGGAATATATGTTAGAGGTAAAGGCGCTATGGGTGGAGAAGTAGATCCGGCAATGGGTACATTTACTTTCACAGCTGGCCCAAGCTATTTAATAGAAAATGGTGAACCAACAAAACTTGTTCGCGGAGTAATGCTTTCAGGCTTTATCTTGGAGACGTTGAAGAATGTTGATGCTGTCGCAAACGATTTGGTTGTTAGAACAAGTGTTTTCGGCGGATGCGGTAAAGCTGGGCAATTAGCACGTGTAGGTGATGGTGGACCACATGTTCGTGTACGTGAAATAACAATTGGTGGAGGTGGCTGA
- a CDS encoding nicotinamide-nucleotide adenylyltransferase — MVGVDDRCMMIARFQPLHYGHFNVIKYCYEKFKEVIIIVGMASQSHTPENPFTAGERIEMIRETIKWAKLPLDKLITVTLPTLEVSRAAVHYVKLYSPPFKYVVTLNPIIQRIFIEEGYHVIQPPIVERGNYRGTVIRKLIANGSDEWKKLVPPPVAEIIERIDGINRIRMLYKEKLPGYYVTV; from the coding sequence ATGGTCGGTGTTGATGATAGATGCATGATGATAGCTAGGTTCCAGCCCCTCCACTATGGACATTTCAATGTGATCAAGTATTGTTATGAAAAATTCAAAGAGGTAATTATAATAGTTGGTATGGCTAGTCAGAGCCACACACCAGAGAACCCGTTTACAGCTGGTGAAAGAATAGAGATGATCCGAGAAACAATTAAGTGGGCAAAACTACCCCTAGATAAACTAATAACTGTGACTCTCCCAACTCTAGAAGTTAGTAGAGCAGCTGTTCATTATGTGAAACTATATAGTCCACCATTCAAATACGTTGTAACATTGAATCCTATTATTCAAAGAATATTCATTGAGGAAGGCTACCACGTTATACAGCCACCAATAGTTGAGAGAGGAAACTATAGAGGAACAGTTATTAGAAAACTAATAGCGAATGGTAGTGATGAATGGAAAAAGCTTGTTCCACCACCTGTTGCTGAAATTATTGAGAGAATAGATGGTATTAATAGGATAAGAATGCTTTACAAAGAGAAACTGCCAGGATACTATGTTACGGTTTAA
- a CDS encoding TldD/PmbA family protein: MREYMLELSDKIFNELLKRGVEEAEFYGVWTKNMLINVSRDNVKTATTRYVVNYGVRGAIQRRVAGIASEDLEADPSKLADQLLSMIKASPEDKYWPGFATGYSRGVMGDVYDEKTAKITPEEAIDIMIQAFNESNDIARKCGAEESIITRGSFRVGLGGVYVANTYGENIYEEFTIASLIYTVKSRKAGEESSFNAYFSSRKINIDEILEQSRRAGEFSVKFIGAKTVPSGEYTVVIDPYMTALFLSSALIPAFSAQNIQQNRSPLKNKLEKQVLAENITITDEPGINWGIGTRSFDDEGIPTRTKTLVDKGVLTGYLYDYYTARKENKQSTGNGFRRQPSSPPSPSPTNFVLKAEKNATNINDMLGDVGRGIIIHGMIGYWMSNYVNGAVQATITHGFYVENGEVKYPVKGLVIGGNIYDWLGKQLVSVSKETYRVENIYAPQIIVEKARIASK; encoded by the coding sequence ATGCGTGAATACATGCTTGAATTATCAGATAAGATATTCAACGAGCTATTGAAGAGAGGAGTTGAAGAAGCAGAGTTCTATGGTGTATGGACAAAGAACATGTTAATAAATGTATCACGAGATAATGTGAAAACAGCTACTACCAGGTATGTTGTAAACTATGGTGTTAGAGGAGCTATTCAGAGAAGAGTTGCAGGGATTGCTTCAGAAGATTTAGAAGCTGATCCCTCTAAGCTAGCTGATCAATTATTATCCATGATAAAAGCATCGCCTGAAGACAAGTATTGGCCAGGTTTTGCAACAGGTTATAGTAGGGGGGTTATGGGCGACGTCTACGATGAGAAAACCGCTAAGATCACTCCTGAGGAAGCAATAGATATAATGATCCAAGCCTTCAATGAATCAAACGATATTGCTAGAAAATGTGGAGCTGAAGAATCAATAATTACTAGGGGAAGCTTCAGAGTAGGGCTTGGAGGAGTATATGTTGCAAATACTTATGGTGAAAACATATATGAAGAATTCACCATAGCATCACTAATCTATACTGTCAAGTCTCGAAAAGCCGGTGAAGAATCCAGTTTTAACGCATATTTTAGCAGTAGGAAAATAAATATCGATGAAATATTGGAGCAATCTAGAAGAGCAGGCGAGTTCTCAGTTAAATTTATCGGGGCAAAAACTGTTCCAAGCGGAGAATACACTGTAGTAATAGATCCATATATGACAGCATTATTCTTATCCTCAGCTTTGATCCCAGCGTTTTCAGCACAGAACATTCAACAAAACCGTAGCCCATTAAAGAATAAGTTAGAGAAACAAGTATTGGCAGAAAACATAACAATTACAGATGAGCCAGGAATAAATTGGGGAATAGGTACAAGAAGCTTTGATGATGAAGGAATACCTACTAGGACAAAAACTCTTGTCGATAAAGGTGTGCTGACAGGATACTTATATGACTACTATACTGCTAGAAAAGAAAACAAACAATCTACCGGTAATGGTTTCCGTAGACAACCATCATCACCGCCCTCGCCATCTCCAACAAACTTTGTGTTGAAAGCTGAGAAAAACGCTACTAATATAAATGATATGCTGGGAGATGTTGGGAGAGGAATAATAATTCATGGAATGATCGGGTATTGGATGTCTAATTATGTGAATGGAGCTGTTCAAGCAACAATTACTCATGGATTCTACGTTGAAAACGGTGAAGTAAAGTATCCAGTTAAGGGACTGGTTATTGGCGGAAACATTTATGATTGGCTGGGAAAACAATTAGTCAGCGTCAGCAAGGAGACTTATAGGGTAGAAAACATTTATGCACCGCAAATAATTGTTGAGAAAGCGAGAATTGCTAGTAAATAA
- a CDS encoding YkgJ family cysteine cluster protein produces MYKRFKCILCGDCCRASPISLLPYEETILRLLAGKLGLPYKSRIGYKVYDARRRVNIVLSYAMELIDGKCPFLTKRNLCLINNIYKPLICRSYPYVPKQVRYTISTDYKIIFAIADYSLSVKCPVIENDKEYISSLMQNTINWPQIYLPNEYKAAREMEEKRNLLLKLLSDLWRKGIVDLKDEKPNASVINLYDLLRIYYPNLPYILEIDKIYKKMKNL; encoded by the coding sequence GTGTATAAGAGGTTTAAGTGTATTTTATGCGGCGATTGCTGCAGAGCTTCTCCAATATCTCTACTACCATATGAGGAAACTATTCTTAGACTACTAGCTGGAAAACTAGGATTACCGTATAAGAGCAGGATCGGCTATAAAGTATATGATGCTCGTCGTAGAGTAAATATTGTTTTAAGCTATGCTATGGAATTAATCGATGGTAAGTGCCCTTTTCTCACTAAGAGGAATCTATGCTTAATAAACAATATCTATAAACCATTGATTTGTAGAAGCTATCCTTATGTTCCAAAACAAGTAAGATACACTATAAGTACTGATTATAAAATAATATTTGCAATTGCCGATTATAGTTTAAGCGTTAAATGCCCAGTTATAGAGAATGATAAAGAATACATTAGTAGTTTGATGCAGAACACGATTAATTGGCCACAAATATATTTGCCAAACGAATACAAGGCTGCTAGAGAAATGGAGGAGAAACGTAATTTACTTCTTAAACTGTTATCCGATTTATGGAGGAAAGGAATAGTTGATTTAAAAGATGAAAAACCTAATGCTTCGGTAATTAACTTATATGATTTGCTGAGAATTTATTATCCAAACCTACCCTATATATTGGAAATCGATAAAATATATAAAAAGATGAAAAACCTCTAG
- a CDS encoding DEAD/DEAH box helicase: protein MGKLSMIIRDQLILSIDNDLRDLIKARDIGVIYVYREETGEPEPGPSIEDIDLPEPLLEALKKRGIRRLYRFQYDAYKSILNGENVVITAGTGTGKTEAFLLPILSKIYEKRTPNPQAMLVYPTKALARDQLQRINDYLGYGVFSAAVYDGDTPRRIRQKISANPPDIVVTNPDMIHVGLVLSPTIRRFVKASQFMVIDELHVYEGVFGSNVKCVFERINKYRRNNPPQYIGSSATIGNPREHAETLFGVPVKVIEGPLRRRGIAYHVLVSAGKLSRWTVTAALASVLARRGLRFIVFVDSQQMAELIARIAWRSYGVDIMVHRAGLPADERKMIESKLRAGEISGVAATPTLELGIDIGFLDAVIMAAPPPSFAKYLQRAGRAGRRGRKGYVFTVLADDPIDAYYERNPKRYFEQEIPPLYMDPENEEVLRIHLLALLLEQGRIRRDELKRAWLRVAERLRYERLVAWVGPYIYPNYRLARKIFMEYMSIRGSGPQVVIYDVDEKNIVGYRELPQAVLDLHPDAVYLLNRRVYKSIEIDVDKKIARVKRLPDDTPYYTRPLYTVDLVDYSILASRTSSRGIPLAYAWVKLSINVEGYIVRNYWETEKAGIKYWFDHPITYTYNTKALLLKYPENPEWDYMSNAEAFHAIEHALISAARPVCGAALGEMGGISYPSGDIVIYDGAPGGSGLAKLLFERFEKAEEIAYEIVSKCDCEDGCPRCIYSPYCGNNNQVLSRRKATYVLGNILKRGAVKVMEPIKNRYGKPIV from the coding sequence TTGGGTAAGTTGTCAATGATTATTAGGGATCAATTGATCCTAAGCATAGACAATGATCTCCGGGATCTTATAAAGGCTAGAGATATAGGTGTTATCTATGTTTATCGTGAAGAAACAGGTGAGCCAGAGCCTGGTCCTAGTATTGAGGACATAGATTTACCTGAGCCATTACTTGAAGCTTTGAAGAAGAGGGGGATTAGGAGGCTTTATCGTTTCCAATACGATGCATATAAGAGTATATTGAATGGCGAAAACGTTGTTATAACAGCTGGTACGGGAACAGGCAAGACGGAGGCATTCCTGCTCCCAATCCTATCAAAAATATATGAGAAGAGAACTCCTAATCCGCAAGCAATGCTTGTATATCCGACAAAAGCTTTGGCAAGGGACCAGCTTCAAAGAATAAATGATTATCTAGGCTACGGTGTTTTCTCTGCAGCAGTATATGATGGTGATACTCCGCGTAGAATTAGGCAGAAAATATCTGCTAATCCACCCGATATAGTAGTTACTAATCCAGACATGATACATGTAGGCCTTGTTCTCAGCCCTACTATTAGGAGATTCGTTAAAGCTTCCCAGTTCATGGTTATAGATGAGCTACACGTATACGAAGGCGTTTTTGGATCAAATGTTAAATGTGTTTTCGAAAGAATCAATAAGTATCGGAGAAATAATCCACCACAATATATTGGTTCATCTGCAACAATTGGTAATCCAAGAGAACATGCTGAAACATTGTTTGGTGTCCCAGTAAAGGTTATTGAGGGACCGTTGAGAAGGAGGGGGATAGCTTATCATGTCCTTGTATCAGCTGGCAAGCTTAGTAGGTGGACGGTTACTGCGGCGTTAGCTTCTGTTCTTGCTCGTCGAGGACTTAGATTCATAGTATTTGTTGATAGTCAGCAAATGGCTGAATTAATAGCTAGGATTGCTTGGAGAAGCTATGGTGTAGATATAATGGTTCATAGAGCTGGTTTACCGGCTGATGAGAGGAAAATGATTGAGTCAAAGCTTAGAGCCGGAGAGATCAGTGGTGTCGCCGCTACACCAACGCTTGAACTAGGAATAGATATTGGGTTCCTCGATGCAGTAATTATGGCTGCTCCACCCCCTAGCTTCGCAAAATATTTGCAGAGAGCTGGTAGAGCTGGGCGTAGAGGTAGGAAAGGATATGTTTTCACAGTTTTAGCAGATGATCCTATTGATGCATACTATGAGCGGAATCCTAAGAGGTATTTTGAACAAGAAATCCCGCCACTATACATGGATCCTGAGAACGAAGAGGTTTTAAGGATTCATTTATTGGCTCTCCTATTAGAGCAGGGGAGGATTAGAAGAGACGAGTTGAAGAGGGCTTGGCTACGTGTTGCTGAGAGGCTTAGATATGAGAGACTAGTTGCTTGGGTTGGACCATATATTTATCCAAACTATAGGTTGGCGAGAAAAATTTTCATGGAATATATGAGTATTAGAGGTAGTGGTCCACAGGTTGTTATATATGATGTTGATGAGAAAAACATTGTAGGTTATAGAGAGCTTCCACAAGCAGTTCTCGACCTACATCCTGACGCGGTGTATTTGCTTAATAGAAGAGTATATAAGTCTATAGAAATCGATGTTGATAAGAAGATTGCACGAGTTAAGAGATTACCAGATGATACACCATACTATACTAGGCCACTCTATACTGTTGATTTGGTTGATTACAGTATATTAGCTTCTAGAACAAGTAGTAGAGGCATACCATTAGCTTATGCATGGGTAAAGCTCAGCATAAATGTTGAAGGATACATTGTTAGAAATTATTGGGAAACAGAAAAAGCCGGTATAAAGTACTGGTTTGATCACCCTATAACATATACTTATAATACAAAAGCACTACTATTAAAATATCCAGAGAATCCCGAATGGGATTATATGAGCAATGCCGAAGCTTTTCACGCAATAGAACACGCATTAATCTCTGCTGCCAGACCAGTATGTGGAGCAGCATTAGGTGAAATGGGGGGAATAAGTTATCCAAGCGGAGACATAGTAATATATGATGGAGCACCAGGAGGATCAGGCTTAGCCAAACTATTGTTCGAAAGATTTGAAAAAGCAGAAGAGATAGCTTATGAAATAGTATCAAAATGCGACTGCGAAGATGGGTGTCCAAGATGTATATATAGTCCATACTGTGGAAACAATAACCAAGTATTATCCCGTAGAAAAGCAACATATGTTCTAGGAAACATATTGAAGAGAGGAGCAGTAAAGGTTATGGAACCCATTAAGAATAGATATGGTAAACCAATTGTCTAG
- a CDS encoding potassium channel family protein, with translation MVSFIIYRILAKHRIIKRIARTRMFYVVLFFVTTWFVNGLLFYYSEHIFAGREEIDIIASLYWSIITMATIGYGDITPVRGLGWLVAGFSAVMGILAYTLTVSVIADWFLSKSIRRSLGRAPLKNKKILVIGDSDSCREIIDELIANNYLDEVGWVTPREPRSISDVDFLVGDPSNAEVLKRAGIEKAEHVFLCLRDDSRTIHTTLLIKYLNPNINIYAVASDSKTEELVRAAGAKTVISTRMLGRTITSALFEPGVLLVLSDIISARGKGDLIQIKINKKLERKTIREIEEILNQDKKYRYRIIAYVKTNNEYIIAPNPETTVHENESLVAVKGEKENTT, from the coding sequence ATGGTGTCGTTTATTATTTATAGGATTTTAGCTAAGCACAGGATCATTAAAAGAATTGCTAGGACTCGTATGTTTTATGTTGTCCTCTTCTTTGTTACTACATGGTTTGTTAATGGTTTATTGTTTTATTATAGTGAGCACATTTTTGCTGGTAGGGAGGAGATAGATATTATTGCAAGTCTTTACTGGAGCATTATAACTATGGCTACTATTGGTTACGGAGACATTACACCTGTTAGAGGGCTTGGCTGGCTTGTTGCTGGGTTCTCCGCTGTTATGGGTATTCTAGCATATACTTTAACAGTATCAGTTATAGCTGATTGGTTCCTGTCTAAAAGTATTAGGAGGAGCTTGGGGAGAGCGCCTTTGAAGAATAAGAAGATACTTGTTATTGGGGATAGTGATTCTTGTAGGGAGATAATAGATGAATTGATAGCTAATAATTACTTGGACGAAGTTGGCTGGGTTACGCCAAGAGAACCTAGGAGTATAAGTGATGTTGATTTCCTAGTAGGTGATCCAAGTAATGCTGAGGTATTAAAGCGTGCAGGGATAGAAAAAGCTGAACATGTCTTCCTATGCTTAAGAGATGATAGTAGAACAATACATACAACTCTTCTAATCAAATATTTAAACCCCAATATAAACATCTACGCAGTAGCATCTGATTCTAAGACAGAGGAACTAGTTAGAGCTGCAGGTGCAAAAACAGTAATATCAACGAGAATGCTTGGAAGAACAATAACCTCTGCACTATTTGAGCCCGGAGTACTACTAGTATTATCCGATATTATATCGGCTCGGGGAAAAGGAGACTTAATACAGATTAAAATAAACAAGAAACTAGAAAGAAAAACAATTAGAGAAATAGAAGAAATCCTTAATCAAGATAAAAAATATCGTTACAGAATAATAGCATATGTAAAAACAAACAATGAATACATAATAGCACCAAACCCAGAAACAACAGTGCATGAAAACGAATCACTAGTAGCTGTTAAGGGAGAAAAAGAAAACACTACATAA